Proteins co-encoded in one Sulfurimonas sp. HSL1-2 genomic window:
- the rpiB gene encoding ribose 5-phosphate isomerase B produces the protein MKFYIATDHAGLDLKDYTVELLKAKGHEVVDLGPHSKDRVDYPDFAVKVCNAVLTDEEDADGILICGSGLGMSMTANRFAGIRAALCHDAYTATMARAHNDANVLCFGERVVGRGVAESIIDAWIAGAFEGGRHAGRVEKIEAVGGCSAAL, from the coding sequence ATGAAATTCTACATTGCCACCGACCACGCCGGCCTCGACCTTAAAGACTACACTGTTGAACTGCTTAAAGCCAAAGGTCACGAGGTCGTCGATCTCGGTCCCCACAGCAAAGACCGCGTCGACTACCCCGACTTCGCCGTCAAGGTCTGCAACGCCGTACTCACTGATGAAGAAGATGCCGACGGTATCCTGATCTGCGGTTCGGGCCTGGGTATGAGCATGACCGCCAACCGTTTTGCCGGCATCCGCGCGGCGCTCTGCCACGACGCCTACACGGCAACGATGGCCCGCGCGCACAATGATGCCAACGTGCTCTGCTTCGGCGAGCGCGTCGTCGGGCGCGGCGTGGCCGAGTCCATCATCGACGCCTGGATCGCGGGTGCTTTCGAAGGCGGACGCCACGCGGGACGCGTTGAAAAGATCGAAGCCGTCGGCGGCTGCTCTGCAGCGCTGTAA
- the folD gene encoding bifunctional methylenetetrahydrofolate dehydrogenase/methenyltetrahydrofolate cyclohydrolase FolD, translating into MQILDGKALSKKIEEGVATAASELKERTGRVPGLAVILVGNDPASHAYVGMKKKACDRAGFYSVTHEMPETISQEAIEQTIEMMNANPNIDGILVQLPLPAHIDTTRLLELVAPSKDVDGFHPYNAGRLMTGLDGFVPCTPLGVMELFAEYEIDLTGKDAVVVGASNIVGKPMAALLLNANATVTVTHIHTKDLKAHTQNADIVLVGAGVINLIKEDMVKEGAIVIDIGINRAPDGRLVGDVDYENVAPKCSYITPVPGGVGPMTIAMLLKNTLKAAEMHAQERQ; encoded by the coding sequence ATGCAGATACTCGACGGAAAAGCGCTCTCCAAGAAGATTGAAGAAGGCGTCGCCACCGCAGCCTCCGAACTCAAGGAAAGGACCGGTCGCGTCCCGGGTCTCGCCGTCATCCTTGTCGGCAACGACCCCGCTTCGCATGCCTACGTCGGTATGAAAAAGAAGGCCTGCGACCGCGCCGGTTTCTACTCTGTCACCCACGAGATGCCCGAAACGATCTCCCAGGAGGCGATCGAGCAGACGATCGAGATGATGAACGCCAACCCGAACATCGACGGTATCCTCGTCCAGCTTCCCCTCCCTGCGCACATCGACACGACACGCCTGCTCGAACTCGTCGCCCCGAGCAAGGATGTCGACGGTTTCCACCCCTATAACGCCGGGCGCCTGATGACGGGCCTCGACGGCTTTGTCCCCTGCACCCCGCTGGGTGTCATGGAGCTCTTCGCCGAATACGAGATCGACCTCACGGGCAAAGACGCCGTCGTCGTCGGTGCCTCCAACATCGTCGGCAAGCCGATGGCCGCCCTGCTGCTCAACGCCAACGCGACGGTCACCGTCACCCATATCCATACCAAGGACCTCAAAGCGCACACCCAAAACGCCGACATCGTCCTGGTCGGTGCCGGGGTCATCAACCTGATCAAAGAGGATATGGTCAAAGAGGGGGCTATTGTCATCGATATCGGTATCAACCGCGCCCCGGACGGCCGCCTCGTCGGCGACGTCGACTATGAGAACGTCGCGCCGAAATGCTCCTACATCACCCCGGTTCCCGGCGGCGTCGGTCCGATGACCATTGCCATGCTGCTGAAAAACACCCTGAAAGCGGCCGAAATGCACGCACAAGAGCGCCAATGA
- the lepB gene encoding signal peptidase I — MKTKVKHAAKAAYRFSNSWTGTVIIVLFVIFFVAQAFRIPSGSMKDSLLIGDHLFAKKFAYGISTPHVPFLEIPLIPGTDGHIIDGDTPQRGDIVIFRYPNNTSLHYVKRCVATPGDELFVYNKDLFLHPAEGDDYIRQHYTFTHEIEEFDGRLWIKNPYMKEHPGIHHDPHIIDDGQFPQPIFNFGPVQVPEGRYFMMGDNRDHSNDSRFWGAVPYGLVEGTPWFIYFSMDDNYEIRWDRMFKTPTDLEQSPYLDRAVAERQREEGTDRGLY, encoded by the coding sequence ATGAAGACGAAGGTCAAACACGCCGCCAAAGCGGCCTACCGTTTCTCCAACAGCTGGACGGGAACGGTCATCATCGTCCTCTTCGTCATCTTTTTCGTCGCACAGGCCTTCCGAATCCCCAGCGGCTCCATGAAGGATTCCCTGCTCATCGGTGACCACCTCTTCGCCAAGAAGTTCGCCTACGGCATCTCAACCCCGCATGTCCCCTTCCTGGAGATCCCGCTCATTCCCGGCACCGACGGGCATATCATTGATGGCGATACGCCGCAACGCGGCGACATCGTCATCTTCCGTTATCCCAACAACACCTCGCTGCACTACGTCAAGCGCTGTGTCGCCACGCCGGGGGACGAACTTTTCGTCTACAACAAGGATCTCTTCCTTCACCCGGCAGAGGGGGACGACTATATCCGTCAGCACTACACCTTCACCCATGAGATCGAGGAGTTCGACGGGCGTCTCTGGATCAAGAACCCCTATATGAAAGAGCACCCGGGTATTCACCACGATCCGCATATCATCGACGACGGCCAGTTCCCGCAGCCCATTTTCAACTTCGGCCCTGTCCAGGTACCCGAAGGCCGCTACTTCATGATGGGCGACAACCGCGACCACTCCAACGACAGCCGCTTCTGGGGCGCCGTCCCCTACGGCCTCGTTGAAGGAACGCCGTGGTTCATCTACTTCAGCATGGACGACAACTACGAGATCCGCTGGGACCGTATGTTCAAAACCCCTACCGATCTCGAGCAGTCCCCCTACCTGGACCGCGCGGTCGCCGAACGCCAGCGCGAAGAGGGCACGGACCGTGGACTCTATTGA
- a CDS encoding site-2 protease family protein produces the protein MDSIDLLKIAAAVLALAIAIIGHEIMHGWVAYRYGDTTAKHAGRLSINPLIHIDPVGTILVPLMMYFIPMLLGMGGGFLFGWAKPVPVNMRTVIGNGGYNAAMQVSLAGIAYNFALASLFAVFLTGMHQPLQSDGLGYIFLYLVVMQLVLINVLLAVFNLLPIPQFDGAHFLMFLSLKMGLNNIAMWFQRLEPYGMFIVIILLITPLSQYVLFMPVQYVLQLLLS, from the coding sequence GTGGACTCTATTGATCTGCTGAAAATCGCCGCGGCCGTTCTCGCACTGGCCATCGCCATCATCGGCCACGAGATTATGCACGGCTGGGTCGCCTACCGTTACGGCGACACGACGGCCAAACATGCCGGCCGTCTCTCGATCAATCCCCTGATCCACATCGACCCCGTCGGCACCATTCTCGTACCGCTGATGATGTACTTCATCCCCATGCTTCTGGGCATGGGCGGCGGTTTCCTCTTCGGCTGGGCCAAGCCCGTCCCGGTCAATATGCGCACCGTCATCGGCAACGGCGGCTACAATGCCGCCATGCAGGTCAGCCTTGCCGGCATCGCCTACAACTTCGCCCTGGCATCCCTCTTTGCCGTTTTCCTGACCGGCATGCACCAGCCGCTGCAGAGCGACGGGCTGGGCTATATCTTCCTCTACCTCGTCGTTATGCAGCTGGTGCTGATCAACGTCCTGCTCGCCGTCTTCAACCTGCTGCCGATCCCGCAGTTCGACGGCGCGCATTTTCTCATGTTCCTCTCACTCAAGATGGGACTGAACAACATCGCCATGTGGTTCCAGCGCCTGGAGCCCTACGGCATGTTCATCGTCATCATCCTTTTGATCACGCCACTGAGCCAATACGTGCTTTTTATGCCGGTGCAGTACGTGCTGCAACTGCTATTATCTTAA
- a CDS encoding c-type cytochrome, with amino-acid sequence MARWLLFLATFLAAEESFITPQEYAAQLYHNPRGIGCNLCHGEHGEGKVIANYTDKGVRKSFTAPAINVIAYADFDRALNGRVKGMPRYFLTEEERHTLYSYLHPKDANVSQ; translated from the coding sequence ATGGCCCGTTGGCTCCTGTTTTTGGCGACCTTTCTTGCGGCGGAGGAATCTTTCATCACCCCGCAGGAATATGCCGCGCAGCTCTACCACAATCCGAGGGGAATCGGCTGCAATCTCTGCCACGGCGAACACGGCGAGGGGAAAGTGATCGCCAATTATACCGACAAGGGCGTTCGCAAATCGTTTACCGCCCCGGCGATCAACGTCATCGCTTACGCAGACTTTGACAGGGCCCTGAACGGACGGGTCAAAGGGATGCCCCGTTACTTCCTGACCGAGGAGGAGCGGCATACCCTTTACAGCTACCTGCACCCAAAGGATGCCAATGTTTCACAATGA